The following are from one region of the Erinaceus europaeus chromosome 22, mEriEur2.1, whole genome shotgun sequence genome:
- the ANKRD9 gene encoding ankyrin repeat domain-containing protein 9 produces the protein MPWDSRPGGADGGPEGAGAARSRAQKQCRKSSFAFYQAVRDLLPVWLLEDMRASEAFHWDERGRAAAYSPSEALLYALVHDHRAYAHFLLASFPRRALAAPSPGFRCCAAPGPHLALAVRYNRVGVLRRILRTVRDLPADERARLLDRRGCGRVEGGATALHAACELARPECLFLLLGHGASPGLRDGGGLTPLELLLRQMGRDAPDPDDAPDPAGAPGEPGPRRRRLLLLDLLALYTPAAAVGPARRELLGDRLRWQRLLGEDKFQWLAGLAPPSLFARAMQVLVTAISPGRFPEALDELPLPPFLQPLDLSGKG, from the coding sequence ATGCCGTGGGACTCGCGGCCTGGGGGCGCCGACGGGGGCCCCGAGGGTGCAGGCGCGGCGCGCTCGCGGGCGCAGAAGCAGTGCCGCAAGTCTTCGTTCGCCTTCTACCAGGCGGTGCGCGACCTGCTGCCCGTGTGGCTGCTGGAGGACATGCGCGCCAGCGAGGCCTTCCACTGGGACGAGCGCGGCCGCGCCGCCGCCTACTCGCCGTCCGAAGCGCTGCTCTACGCGCTGGTGCACGACCACCGCGCCTACGCGCACTTCCTGCTGGCCAGCTTCCCGCGCCGCGCGCTGGCGGCCCCCAGCCCCGGCTTCCGCTGCTGCGCCGCCCCGGGCCCGCACCTGGCGCTGGCCGTGCGCTACAACCGCGTGGGCGTCCTGCGCCGCATCCTGCGCACCGTGCGCGACCTGCCGGCCGACGAGCGCGCGCGCCTGCTGGACCGGCGCGGCTGCGGGCGCGTGGAGGGCGGGGCCACGGCGCTGCATGCGGCCTGCGAGCTGGCGCGGCCCGAGTGCCTCTTCCTGCTGCTGGGCCACGGCGCCTCGCCCGGCCTGCGCGACGGCGGCGGCCTCACCCCGCTCGAGCTGCTGCTGCGCCAGATGGGCCGAGACGCCCCGGACCCCGACGACGCCCCGGACCCCGCCGGCGCCCCCGGCGAGCcgggcccccgccgccgccgcctgctGCTGCTCGACCTGCTGGCGCTGTACACGCCCGCCGCCGCCGTGGGCCCGGCCCGCCGCGAGCTGCTGGGCGACCGGCTGCGCTGGCAGCGGCTGCTGGGCGAGGACAAGTTCCAGTGGCTGGCCGGCCTGGCGCCACCGTCGCTCTTCGCGCGTGCCATGCAGGTGCTGGTCACCGCCATCTCGCCCGGCCGCTTCCCCGAGGCCCTGGACGAGCTGCCGCTGCCGCCCTTCCTGCAGCCGCTGGACCTCTCGGGCAAGGGCTAG